The following proteins are encoded in a genomic region of Streptomyces lunaelactis:
- the tmk gene encoding dTMP kinase: protein MTRAEQPAEQQAVLNTASETASDSDALVADSRERAVRALLRFPPLRRLWSAQVVGGIGDAVAVLVLLLLTLQASVLQGTFGDGYRGAAFAVAAVLGARVLATLLFGAVLLGPLTTLTSPSGPLDRRWTMIGADGLRLALLIVAPLWIDWSPENAPAVLLITVFVAGVAERFWTVAREGAAPALLPAPPLEGAAVRPLPDHLDALRRLWLRTGFAVIPAGAAVLLVATLIGNLLGSGIEWFSLHQAALGSYVAAGLFAASVSTLYFLELPGSLTPRPRSPLEGLRRPSTGNGLDKGRTGAIPLFVLACAAVAGAISSAVAVSVLHAFDLGGGPATFALLVLALTGGTALGIRGAGSVLPTLSRRRLLALALALTGVALLAMGLVPDTATVLFLALLAGLAAGVAASIGHALVDQEAEEFRRGRISEHLQAVVRVAIGLGAIAAPLLAAAIGPHRLASGDFVFAHGGAAFTLMLVGALLLPVAAIVLAKTDDRAGVPLRRDLGDALRGGSDPAQAPAATGFFIAMEGGDGAGKSTQVDALAEWIRAKGHEVVVTREPGATPIGKRLRSILLDVSSAGLSNRAEALLYAADRAEHVGSVVRPALERGAIVISDRYIDSSVAYQGAGRDLSPTEIARISRWATDGLVPHLTVLLDVSPEAARERFTEAPDRLESEPAEFHQRVRAGFLTLAAADPGRYLVVDAGQEPSSVATVVRHRLDRLLPLSDAEVKAQEEARKAAREEARRRAEEEAARKAEDERAERERQEQLAKLRAEEEERKRRELEEARQREAERQAEEARLRAEDARRRADEERARRLAEEKAAAAEQERLRRQAEEEARLRAEAEERRLEKQRKAEEALLLAEEARRAAEAAAASAAAAAEITVPTPVVTSEVAPEVAPDEVTQQVPVPDAAETTVLPKVPDASDVRDVDETAVLPPVREREPARESDPADRVPPGMFRDEPSADGTNDRTRELPQVDPASGSPRRRSDWAEETPLDDLPTLADELLGPHDGDDEKGSRGRR, encoded by the coding sequence ATGACGCGAGCCGAGCAGCCAGCCGAGCAGCAGGCGGTCCTGAACACCGCCTCAGAGACTGCCTCAGACTCCGACGCCCTTGTCGCGGACTCACGTGAGCGCGCCGTGCGCGCCCTGCTGCGCTTCCCTCCGCTGAGGCGTCTCTGGAGTGCGCAGGTCGTCGGCGGCATCGGGGATGCCGTCGCCGTTCTCGTGCTTCTGCTGCTGACGCTTCAGGCGTCGGTCCTGCAGGGCACGTTCGGGGACGGCTATCGCGGTGCGGCCTTCGCCGTCGCCGCCGTGCTCGGTGCGCGCGTGCTCGCCACGCTGCTCTTCGGTGCCGTGCTCCTCGGCCCGCTGACGACACTCACCTCGCCGAGCGGGCCGCTCGACCGCCGCTGGACCATGATCGGCGCGGACGGCCTGCGGCTCGCGCTGCTGATCGTGGCGCCGCTGTGGATCGACTGGTCGCCCGAGAACGCGCCGGCGGTCCTGCTGATCACGGTCTTCGTCGCCGGTGTCGCCGAGCGATTCTGGACGGTCGCCCGGGAGGGCGCCGCCCCCGCGCTGCTGCCGGCCCCGCCGCTGGAGGGCGCGGCGGTCCGTCCGCTGCCGGATCACCTCGACGCGCTGCGCAGGCTCTGGCTGCGTACGGGCTTCGCAGTCATCCCAGCCGGAGCGGCGGTGCTGCTCGTCGCCACGCTGATCGGCAATCTGCTGGGCTCGGGCATCGAGTGGTTCTCGCTGCACCAGGCGGCGCTCGGTTCGTACGTCGCGGCCGGCCTGTTCGCCGCGTCCGTATCCACGCTGTACTTCCTGGAGCTGCCAGGATCGCTGACCCCGCGGCCGCGCTCGCCGCTGGAGGGGCTGCGCCGTCCGTCCACCGGCAACGGTCTGGACAAGGGGCGTACGGGCGCCATACCGCTGTTCGTTCTCGCCTGCGCGGCCGTCGCCGGGGCGATCTCGTCCGCCGTCGCCGTCTCCGTACTGCACGCCTTCGACCTGGGCGGCGGGCCGGCGACCTTCGCGCTGCTGGTGCTCGCCCTCACCGGCGGCACCGCGCTCGGCATCCGGGGCGCCGGCTCCGTACTGCCCACGCTGTCGCGCCGTCGGCTGCTCGCCCTCGCGCTCGCCCTGACCGGCGTCGCGCTGCTCGCCATGGGGCTGGTGCCGGACACGGCGACCGTGCTGTTCCTCGCGCTGCTCGCGGGCCTCGCGGCCGGCGTCGCAGCGAGCATCGGGCATGCGCTCGTCGACCAGGAGGCCGAGGAGTTCCGGCGGGGCCGGATCAGCGAGCACCTGCAGGCGGTCGTACGGGTCGCGATCGGGCTCGGCGCGATCGCAGCGCCGCTGCTCGCCGCCGCGATCGGGCCGCACCGGCTCGCGAGCGGCGACTTCGTCTTCGCGCACGGCGGCGCGGCGTTCACGCTGATGCTGGTCGGCGCGCTGCTGCTGCCCGTCGCGGCGATCGTCCTCGCGAAGACGGACGACCGGGCGGGCGTGCCGCTGCGCCGCGATCTGGGTGACGCGCTGCGCGGCGGGTCGGATCCGGCGCAGGCGCCGGCCGCGACCGGTTTCTTCATCGCCATGGAGGGCGGCGACGGAGCCGGGAAGTCGACGCAGGTCGACGCGCTCGCGGAGTGGATCCGCGCGAAGGGCCACGAGGTTGTTGTGACGCGTGAGCCGGGTGCGACACCGATCGGGAAGCGGCTGCGGTCGATCCTGCTGGATGTGTCGTCGGCGGGGCTCTCGAACCGGGCGGAGGCGCTGCTGTACGCCGCGGACCGCGCCGAGCATGTCGGCTCGGTCGTACGGCCCGCGCTGGAGCGCGGCGCGATCGTCATCTCCGACCGCTACATCGACTCGTCCGTGGCGTATCAGGGTGCGGGGCGCGATCTGTCGCCGACCGAGATCGCCCGCATCTCGCGGTGGGCGACGGACGGTCTCGTACCGCATCTGACGGTGCTGCTCGACGTCTCGCCCGAAGCGGCGCGTGAGCGCTTCACGGAGGCGCCGGACCGGCTCGAGTCGGAACCGGCGGAATTCCACCAGCGGGTGCGCGCCGGTTTCCTGACGCTGGCCGCGGCGGACCCGGGCCGGTATCTGGTGGTGGACGCGGGCCAGGAGCCGTCGTCCGTCGCGACGGTCGTACGGCACCGGCTCGACCGGCTGCTTCCGCTCTCCGACGCCGAGGTGAAGGCGCAGGAGGAGGCGCGGAAGGCGGCCCGGGAGGAGGCCCGTCGGCGGGCCGAGGAAGAGGCCGCGCGCAAGGCGGAGGACGAGCGGGCCGAGCGCGAGCGGCAGGAACAGCTCGCCAAACTCCGCGCCGAGGAGGAGGAGCGCAAGCGCCGCGAGCTGGAGGAGGCGCGGCAGCGCGAGGCCGAGCGGCAGGCGGAGGAGGCCCGGCTGCGGGCAGAGGACGCGCGGCGGCGGGCGGACGAGGAGCGGGCGCGGCGGCTGGCCGAAGAGAAGGCGGCCGCGGCTGAGCAGGAGCGGCTGCGCAGGCAGGCGGAGGAGGAGGCGCGGCTCCGGGCGGAGGCGGAGGAGCGGCGGCTGGAGAAGCAGCGCAAGGCGGAGGAGGCGTTGCTGCTGGCGGAGGAGGCGCGGCGGGCGGCGGAAGCCGCGGCGGCTTCCGCGGCCGCGGCGGCTGAGATTACGGTGCCGACGCCGGTGGTCACTTCTGAGGTCGCCCCGGAGGTCGCTCCGGACGAGGTGACGCAGCAGGTTCCGGTTCCGGACGCGGCGGAGACGACGGTGCTTCCGAAGGTTCCGGATGCTTCGGATGTTCGGGACGTGGACGAGACGGCGGTGCTGCCGCCGGTACGGGAGCGGGAGCCGGCGCGGGAGTCGGATCCGGCTGACCGGGTGCCGCCGGGCATGTTCCGCGACGAGCCGTCGGCCGACGGCACGAACGACCGCACGCGCGAACTCCCCCAGGTCGACCCCGCGTCGGGCAGCCCGCGCCGCCGCTCGGACTGGGCGGAGGAGACCCCGCTGGACGACCTTCCGACCCTGGCGGACGAGCTGCTGGGCCCGCACGACGGCGACGACGAGAAAGGGTCTCGGGGACGCCGCTGA
- a CDS encoding DNA polymerase III subunit delta' yields the protein MTVWDDVVGQERVQVQLSAAARDADTRVTLEARREPAPDASKMTHAWLFTGPPGSGRSTAARAFAAALQCTSPDRALGGEPGCGFCDGCHTSLIGTHADVDVIRTDLLSIGVKETRDLVRRAQLSPAGGRWQVIILEDADRLTEGAGNVLLKAVEEPASRTVWLLCAPSLEDVLPTIRSRCRHLTLRTPSVAAVADVLIRRDGIEPEAAHSAARATQGHIGRARRLATDERARARRATVLKLPLRVEDIGGCLKAAQELIDAAAEDAKQVAEEVDVKETEDLKAALGASAGGRMPRGTAGAMKELEDRQKRRKTRSQRDSLDLALTDLTGFYRDVLALQMGSEVALANDDVRDSLDRIARGSTPEGTLRRIEAVVACRQALDRNVAPLLAVEAMAVALRAG from the coding sequence ATGACCGTATGGGACGACGTGGTCGGCCAAGAGCGCGTCCAGGTGCAGCTGTCCGCCGCCGCCCGCGACGCCGACACCCGCGTCACCCTCGAAGCCCGGCGCGAGCCCGCCCCCGACGCCTCGAAGATGACGCATGCCTGGCTGTTCACCGGACCCCCCGGCTCCGGGCGGTCCACCGCCGCGCGGGCGTTCGCCGCGGCGTTGCAGTGCACCAGCCCCGACCGCGCCCTCGGCGGTGAGCCCGGCTGCGGCTTCTGCGACGGCTGCCACACCAGCCTCATCGGCACGCACGCCGACGTCGACGTCATCCGCACCGACCTGCTCTCCATCGGCGTCAAGGAGACCCGCGACCTCGTCCGCCGCGCCCAGCTCTCCCCGGCCGGAGGCCGCTGGCAGGTGATCATCCTGGAGGACGCCGACCGTCTCACCGAGGGCGCGGGCAACGTCCTGCTGAAGGCCGTGGAGGAGCCCGCGTCCCGCACCGTGTGGCTGCTCTGCGCGCCCTCCCTCGAGGACGTACTGCCCACCATCCGCTCCCGCTGCCGCCACCTCACCCTCCGTACGCCCTCGGTCGCCGCCGTCGCCGACGTGCTGATCCGGCGGGACGGCATCGAGCCCGAGGCCGCCCACTCCGCCGCCCGCGCCACCCAGGGGCACATCGGCCGCGCACGCCGGCTCGCCACCGACGAGCGGGCCCGCGCCCGGCGGGCCACCGTGCTCAAGCTGCCGCTGCGCGTCGAGGACATCGGCGGCTGCCTCAAGGCCGCGCAGGAGCTGATCGACGCCGCGGCCGAGGACGCCAAGCAGGTTGCCGAGGAGGTCGACGTCAAGGAGACGGAGGACCTCAAGGCGGCCCTCGGGGCCTCCGCCGGCGGGCGGATGCCGCGCGGGACGGCCGGGGCGATGAAGGAGCTGGAGGACAGGCAGAAGCGCCGTAAGACCCGTAGCCAGCGCGACAGTCTCGATCTCGCGCTCACCGATCTGACCGGCTTCTACCGCGATGTGCTGGCTCTCCAGATGGGTTCCGAGGTCGCGCTCGCCAATGACGATGTACGGGACTCCCTCGACCGGATCGCCCGGGGTTCGACCCCCGAGGGCACCCTGCGCCGGATAGAGGCGGTAGTCGCCTGCCGACAGGCGCTGGACCGCAATGTCGCGCCGTTGCTGGCTGTCGAGGCGATGGCGGTGGCGCTGCGGGCCGGCTGA
- the topA gene encoding type I DNA topoisomerase — MSPTSETAKGGRRLVIVESPAKAKTIKGYLGPGYVVEASVGHIRDLPNGAAEVPDKYTGEVRRLGVDVENDFQPIYVVNADKKAQVRKLKEQLAESDELFLATDEDREGEAIAWHLLEVLKPKVPVHRMVFHEITKDAIREAVENPRELNQRMVDAQETRRILDRLYGYEVSPVLWKKVMPRLSAGRVQSVATRLVVERERERIAFRSAEYWDLTGTFSTGRAGDASDPSTLTARLNTVDGRRVAQGRDFGSDGQLKSGQVLHLDEANARALAAALQDASFAVRAVESKPYRRSPYAPFRTTTLQQEASRKLGFGAKATMQVAQKLYENGFITYMRTDSTTLSDTAVSAARAQVTQLYGANYLPEKPRVYAGKVKNAQEAHEAIRPSGDRFRTPAETGLTGDQFRLYELIWKRTVASQMKDAVGNSVTVRIGGRTSDGRDAEFTASGKTITFHGFMKAYVEGADDPNAELDDRERRLPQVAEGDALSSEEISVDGHATKPPARYTEASLVKELEEREIGRPSTYASIIGTILDRGYVFKKGTALVPSFLSFAVVNLLEKHFGRLVDYDFTARMEDDLDRIARGEAKAVPWLKRFYFGGDPAGAGVASGAGNGDGDHLGGLKELVTDLGAIDAREISSFPVGDGIVLRVGRYGPYIERGEKDSEGHQRADVPEDLAPDELTVEYAEELLAKPSGDFELGADPVTGHQIIARDGRYGPYVTEVLPEGTPKTGKNAVKPRTASLFKSMSLDTVTLDDALKLMSLPRVVGTDAEGVEITAQNGRYGPYLKKGTDSRSLETEDQLFNITLDEALAIYAQPKQRGRAAAKPPLKELGTDPVSERPVVVKDGRFGPYVTDGETNATLRTDDSVEDITPERGYELLAEKRAKGPVKKKTVKKAPAKKAPAKKTAAKKTVAAKKTAAKKTAAKKTTTSAAAAKKTAASAKASTDE; from the coding sequence TTGTCCCCGACCAGCGAGACCGCAAAGGGCGGCCGCCGACTCGTGATCGTCGAGTCTCCTGCCAAGGCGAAGACGATCAAGGGCTACCTCGGCCCCGGATACGTCGTCGAGGCGAGCGTCGGGCACATCCGCGACCTCCCCAACGGCGCCGCCGAGGTGCCCGATAAGTACACCGGCGAGGTGCGCCGCCTCGGCGTCGACGTCGAGAACGACTTCCAGCCGATCTACGTCGTCAACGCCGACAAGAAGGCCCAGGTCAGGAAGCTCAAGGAGCAGCTCGCCGAATCCGACGAGCTCTTCCTCGCAACCGATGAGGACCGTGAGGGCGAGGCCATCGCCTGGCACCTGCTCGAGGTACTCAAGCCCAAGGTCCCCGTCCACCGGATGGTCTTCCACGAGATCACCAAGGACGCGATCCGCGAGGCCGTCGAAAACCCCCGCGAGCTCAACCAGCGCATGGTCGACGCCCAGGAAACCCGCCGCATCCTCGACCGTCTCTACGGCTACGAGGTCTCGCCGGTCCTGTGGAAGAAGGTCATGCCGCGACTGTCCGCCGGCCGCGTGCAGTCCGTCGCCACCCGCCTCGTCGTCGAGCGGGAGCGCGAGCGCATCGCCTTCCGCTCCGCCGAGTACTGGGATCTGACCGGCACGTTCTCCACCGGCCGTGCCGGGGACGCCTCCGACCCCTCGACCCTGACCGCCCGCCTGAACACGGTCGACGGACGGCGCGTGGCCCAGGGCCGCGACTTCGGCTCGGACGGGCAGCTCAAGTCCGGCCAGGTCCTGCACCTGGACGAGGCGAACGCCCGCGCCCTGGCCGCCGCTCTCCAGGACGCCTCGTTCGCCGTCCGCGCGGTCGAGTCGAAGCCGTACCGCCGCTCTCCGTACGCACCTTTCCGTACGACGACCCTCCAGCAGGAGGCCTCCCGCAAGCTGGGCTTCGGGGCCAAGGCCACCATGCAGGTCGCGCAGAAGCTGTACGAGAACGGCTTCATCACCTACATGCGTACCGACTCCACGACCCTCTCCGACACTGCGGTCTCGGCGGCGAGGGCGCAGGTCACGCAGCTGTACGGCGCCAACTATCTGCCGGAGAAGCCGCGCGTCTACGCCGGCAAGGTCAAGAACGCGCAGGAGGCGCACGAGGCGATTCGCCCTTCGGGTGATCGTTTCCGCACTCCGGCCGAGACGGGTCTGACCGGCGACCAGTTCAGGCTCTACGAGCTGATCTGGAAGCGGACCGTCGCCTCCCAGATGAAGGACGCGGTCGGCAACAGCGTCACCGTCCGGATCGGCGGCCGGACGAGCGACGGCCGGGACGCGGAGTTCACCGCGTCCGGCAAGACGATCACCTTCCACGGCTTCATGAAGGCGTACGTGGAAGGCGCCGACGACCCCAATGCCGAGCTCGACGACCGCGAGCGGCGCTTGCCGCAGGTCGCGGAGGGCGACGCCCTGTCCTCCGAGGAGATCTCGGTCGACGGCCACGCGACCAAGCCGCCCGCCCGCTACACCGAGGCCTCGCTGGTCAAGGAGCTGGAAGAGCGCGAGATCGGCCGCCCGTCGACGTACGCCTCGATCATCGGCACGATTCTCGACCGTGGCTATGTGTTCAAGAAGGGGACGGCGCTCGTGCCGTCGTTCCTGAGCTTCGCCGTGGTCAACCTGCTGGAGAAGCACTTCGGCCGGCTCGTCGACTACGACTTCACCGCCCGCATGGAGGACGACCTCGACCGCATCGCGCGGGGCGAGGCGAAGGCCGTGCCGTGGCTGAAGCGCTTCTACTTCGGTGGAGATCCGGCGGGCGCGGGTGTTGCCTCCGGCGCGGGCAACGGCGACGGCGATCACCTCGGCGGTCTGAAGGAGCTGGTGACCGACCTCGGCGCGATCGACGCCCGGGAGATCTCCAGCTTCCCGGTCGGCGATGGGATCGTGCTGCGCGTCGGCCGCTACGGCCCGTACATCGAGCGGGGCGAGAAGGACTCGGAGGGCCACCAGCGCGCCGACGTCCCCGAGGACCTCGCGCCCGACGAGCTGACCGTGGAGTACGCGGAGGAGCTGCTGGCCAAGCCGAGCGGCGACTTCGAGCTGGGCGCGGACCCGGTCACCGGTCACCAGATCATCGCCCGTGACGGTCGCTACGGCCCGTATGTGACCGAGGTGCTGCCCGAGGGCACCCCGAAGACCGGCAAGAACGCGGTCAAGCCGCGGACGGCCTCCCTCTTCAAGTCGATGTCGCTGGACACGGTGACCCTCGACGACGCGCTGAAGCTGATGTCCCTGCCGCGGGTGGTCGGCACCGACGCGGAAGGCGTCGAGATCACCGCGCAGAACGGCCGGTACGGCCCGTATCTGAAGAAGGGCACGGACTCGCGCTCGCTGGAGACCGAGGACCAGCTCTTCAACATCACGCTGGACGAGGCGCTGGCGATCTACGCGCAGCCGAAGCAGCGGGGTCGAGCTGCTGCCAAGCCGCCGCTGAAGGAGCTGGGCACGGACCCGGTGAGCGAGCGTCCGGTGGTCGTCAAGGACGGCCGCTTCGGTCCGTACGTCACGGACGGCGAGACCAACGCGACCCTGCGCACGGATGACAGCGTCGAGGACATCACACCGGAGCGCGGCTACGAGCTGCTCGCCGAGAAGCGTGCCAAGGGACCCGTCAAGAAGAAGACGGTGAAGAAGGCTCCGGCCAAGAAGGCGCCGGCGAAGAAGACCGCCGCGAAGAAGACGGTGGCTGCCAAGAAGACGGCGGCCAAGAAGACTGCCGCGAAGAAGACGACCACGTCGGCGGCCGCGGCGAAGAAGACCGCCGCGTCGGCGAAGGCGTCGACGGACGAGTAG